In the Mastacembelus armatus chromosome 17, fMasArm1.2, whole genome shotgun sequence genome, one interval contains:
- the nyap2b gene encoding serine/arginine repetitive matrix protein 2: protein MDEKGVPQGCSEDCRRVPPPKPKRNPNTQLSVSFDESYIKSHGGSGVCPSKPFNHVISPCEHNPSPPQSDESPTDDCEDEPVYIEMGGIDVGTREPLKSEDEEPGESVYEEMKYPALDDMEYRTDPVGCRSACPTPAPYDPEPLSRCSTPRNIPLCDIPAPFPNLLTHRPPLLVFPPAPAQCSPNSDESPLTPLDVTKLPMLENQSYSKSPTSSSEAPSSAHIRRELTATPTLTISGRSSAPPLPCTLYKSSSSSSYQRSHSACPSPVSMGRCLTPLSLMRTPPFDAPMPFPGGLPRSASATPHGKGSPPQDSVGRLHGSMQNVSTGRSRTPTSPLDELTNLFTTGRNMLKKNSSGRKSKEPGETESKSKSHSESKREGKERHSHSKESKRDKDRHSKDSSHRRDRDKDRGNSKLEQLPNRCNSKDRTCSSVEALPVHRDSRDQGSSSVEPIPVRRDSKDRSCSSLEPIPLIRRDSKDRGVSNGDLMPRRDSKDRSGGHGMESLLRQDSKDRERLLDQPPELLPRQDSKERTKNGVDSRHESRERLLDQPPELLPRQDSKERARNGVDSKHESRDRPPELLPRQESKDRARTGAEFRHDSKDNNPDLLPQQNSKERARNDLEHRHEGRIDQPPEILPRQETSRSSKDRVGYGSESKHEVRERSCHNGDLPPPLLPRLDSKDLSRTGLEVRRDSKARSLNGSEQHCYDVKNTKSSSAMEYRCDSKERGHKADGTPRRHYSMDQPKAQERNSSTVSGQHSSTTTPTHHGRSSGSPPMTMGTGNDLKAVSKYGRSPSMPVNPSPVGTPQRRASESNQTHQSQMPQMPWICGDTTMLDQIERKRTLCMEIRSRQHPHLQRSLERPLPPDRSEDKHQERNPCKQESASVLPGWGKGSGAKKIRPPPYPTQTTVFWDTAI, encoded by the exons ATGGATGAAAAAGGGG TACCACAAGGATGCAGTGAAGACTGCAGGAGGGTGCCTCCTCCAAAACCCAAGAGGAACCCCAACACACAATTGAGTGTTTCTTTTGATGAGTCCTATATTAAGAGTCACGGGGGCAGTGGGGTTTGCCCATCCAAACCCTTCAACCATGTCATCTCCCCCTGCGAACACAACCCCTCACCTCCACAGAGTGATGAGAGCCCTACAGATGACTGTGAAGATGAACCTGTCTACATAGAGATGGGTGGAATTGATGTTGGAACCCGAGAACCCCTGAAGAGTGAGGATGAGGAGCCTGGAGAGTCTGTGTATGAGGAGATGAAGTATCCAGCTCTAGATGATATGGAGTACCGTACTGACCCTGTGGGATGTCGCTCTGCATGCCCCACCCCAGCACCCTATGACCCTGAACCTCTTAGTCGCTGCTCCACACCTCGAAACATTCCTCTCTGTGACATTCCTGCACCCTTTCCCAATTTACTCACCCATCGGCCTCCACTGTTGGTGTTCCCACCAGCACCAGCCCAGTGTTCACCCAACTCAGATGAGTCACCCCTCACCCCATTAGATGTAACCAAACTGCCCATGCTTGAGAACCAATCCTACAGCAAATCCCCGACATCCTCCTCTGAAGCCCCCTCGTCAGCACACATCCGCAGGGAGCTCACTGCCACTCCAACCCTCACCATCTCTGGACGCTCCTCTGCACCTCCTCTGCCCTGTACCCTCTataaatcctcctcctcatcttcctaTCAGCGCAGCCACTCTGCCTGCCCATCACCAGTCAGCATGGGCCGCTGTCTAACCCCTCTGAGCCTCATGCGAACACCTCCCTTTGACGCTCCAATGCCATTCCCCGGGGGTCTGCCACGAAGCGCCTCTGCTACCCCTCATGGCAAAGGCTCACCACCACAAGACAGTGTGGGTCGACTTCATGGCTCTATGCAGAATGTGTCAACAGGCCGTTCACGGACACCCACCAGCCCATTGGACGAACTAACTAACCTGTTCACCACAGGCCGGAATATGCTGAAGAAAAACTCTAGTGGGAGAAAATCTAAAGAGCCTGGAGAAA CTGAGTCCAAAAGCAAGTCTCACAGTGAGTCCAAACGTGAAGGTAAGGAACGTCACAGTCACAGTAAGGAGTCCAAACGAGACAAGGATCGCCACAGCAAAGACTCTTCtcacagaagagacagagacaaagacagagggaaCAGCAAATTAGAACAACTGCCAAACAGATGCAACAGTAAAGACCGTACATGTAGCAGTGTAGAAGCATTGCCTGTTCACAGGGATAGCAGGGACCAGGGCAGCAGCAGTGTAGAGCCCATCCCTGTGAGACGGGACTCCAAAGACAGGAGCTGCAGCTCCTTAGAACCCATCCCTTTGATAAGAAGGGATTCCAAAGACAGAGGGGTCAGCAATGGTGACCTCATGCCAAGGAGAGACAGCAAAGATCGGAGTGGGGGACATGGAATGGAGTCTTTGCTAAGACAGGacagcaaagacagagagaggctgCTAGATCAACCACCTGAGCTGTTACCAAGACAAGACAGTAAGGAAAGGACAAAAAACGGTGTAGACTCTAGACatgaaagcagagagagactgCTGGATCAGCCACCTGAGCTCTTACCCCGACAGGATAGCAAAGAGAGAGCCAGGAATGGTGTGGACTCAAAGCATGAAAGCAGAGACAGGCCACCTGAGCTTCTACCCCGACAGGAAAGCAAAGACAGAGCTCGAACTGGAGCAGAATTCAGACATGATAGCAAAGACAACAATCCTGATTTGTTACCCCAACAAAATAGCAAAGAAAGAGCAAGGAATGACTTGGAACATAGACATGAAGGTAGAATAGACCAGCCACCTGAGATCCTACCACGACAAGAAACCTCCAGAAGCAGTAAGGACAGGGTTGGCTACGGCTCTGAATCCAAGCATGAAGTAAGAGAGCGAAGCTGCCACAATGGAgatcttcctcctccacttttACCCAGACTGGATAGTAAAGATCTGAGCAGAACTGGCCTCGAGGTGAGACGGGACAGCAAAGCTAGAAGTCTGAATGGCTCAGAGCAACATTGTTATGATGTGAAAAACACCAAAAGCTCTTCTGCGATGGAATATAGGTGTGATAGCAAAGAACGAGGGCACAAAGCAGATGGCACGCCCCGACGGCATTATAGCATGGATCAGCCAAAAGCACAAGAGAGGAATAGTAGCACAGTGTCAGGGCAACATTCATCCACAACAACTCCTACTCACCATGGGAGATCATCTGGTAGCCCACCGATGACCATGGGAACAGGAAATG aCCTGAAAGCAGTGTCAAAGTATGGCCGCTCACCCTCTATGCCTGTTAACCCCTCACCAGTGGGAACGCCACAAAGGAGAGCATCAGAGTCCAATCAAACACATCAAAGTCAG ATGCCCCAGATGCCCTGGATATGTGGAGACACCACCATGCTAGATCAGATTGAAAGGAAGCGCACCCTCTGCATGGAGATCCGCTCCAGACAGCATCCACACCTGCAGAGATCTCTGGAGAGGCCTCTTCCTCCAGACAGGAGTGAGGACAAGCACCAGGAGCGGAATCCGTGTAAACAAGAAAGTGCATCTGTCCTCCCAGGCTGGGGAAAAGGCAGCGGGGCCAAAAAGATCCGTCCTCCCCCTTACCCCACACAGACAACTGTGTTCTGGGACACAGCCATCTGA